The sequence AACCAGTGATAAATTGCCTCCTCCGCATAACCGGCAGCAGCATAATACGCGGCAGCCCGTCGATGCCGTTCAGCCAGATCGGGATCATGATGCGTTTGCTGACGTAAGAATTCGTGGAACAGGTGATGGTACCGGTAATGATTGGCATCTAATTCAACCAGGAATAGATCGCGGTCGCGGATGTGGGCCAGCAGATCGGCACTGTCGGTTGCCTGGCGTACCGCATCACAGGCAGCAGCAGACAAGATACGGAGGGGTGCAGTGGCGCGTAGAAAACCGGCAATCGCCGGTGGCTGACGGTCGAGCACGTCAGATGCAAGAAAATCGAACAAGGCGGCCAACGATGCCGGACCATTGGCGAGCAATTCGCGGACACTGCGCGCCTGACCACTTCGTAAACCCTGCCAGACCAACTGGAGCGCAATCGGCCAGCCTTCAGTATGATGATTGAGCAGATCAACCTCGGCATCGCTCAGTGTCATTCCGAACACATCGTGGAAGAGAGTCGCAATTTCATCACGGGTAAAAGCCAGTGCCTCACGGTGTAATTCAAGCACTTCCCCTCGCGCTCGCCAGCGCATCAACTCACTACTTACAACAGGATAGCGGGTTGCGATCAAGAGACTCAACCACGATGGTGCATACGCGATCAGCCGCTCGATCAACGCTCGAATATCGGCAGAGCCGGCAACAAAATGAAAATCATCGAGGATCAGTAACGTTGGTTGTTGATCGACACTGGCTAACGCATTGAGCAACCCGTCAATCGTCTGACTCCAGGTGGTGCGGTCGGCTGGATGGGCTTGAAGCGCAGCCAGAGCTGCTAGCTCGCCTTGTGGCAACAGCGGTTTACATGCAGCGATCAGGTAAGTCAGAAATGTTACCGGATCACGATCATTTTCACCAATGGTATACCAGCATACCGTTTTTGTACTTGTTGCCAGTTCGGTGAGCGCAGTGGTTTTCCCGTAGCCAGCCCCGGCTTGCACCAGCGTAACCCGATAGGCAAACGATTCTCGTAACCGGGCTGTGACTGCCGGACGTACCAGCCGGTAACGGTGTGGCCGCGGCGGTGCGACCTTCGCCTGCAACAACACTGTCTCTGCGCGTGTCATAACGGTGGCGCCTCTTTGGCAGACAATATGGTAATAGATATTATAACAGGATGAGCAGTTGTGCATCCCCTCTCGACCTAAGCTAAAGGTTTCAGTTTTCGGCGACTCAACATAGGTCAGGTGCGAGGAAAGAGGAACCAGAAAAGCGAAACGACCGTAGCAGACGGAGCTTTCTGTTCCGGCAGTAGTCTATAAACAAGCTACTCGTTGGCGTACTGATCGTGTCAGGTTCAATATTGGTAGGAGCATGGGGGATGCGCCAAACAGTGGATTTCAGTGGCGATTAATGATGGCGAGGGGTTTTCCCATTCTCGGACAGAGCAACACCGACGAACGTCACATAGGTGCTAATCGTGACTCCCGCTTGTGCGGTTTCCCCGGAAGTGCAGACTGGAGACCCGCGTTGTGTTGCATGTAACGGCAAGGCATTGCCTGGCGTATCATCCCCTGTAAGGAATATCACAGGGGGAGAACCCGTCTTTATCATACAACGACGGGCCAGATCGTTGCGAGCACGGGGGTGGTGCTGGTCGGCACCGGAAGCAACACGCATCTGCACGCGCTGAGGTGTGTTTGGAAACGCTTCATTCTGCTCTCGGTCGGGCGAGAACTCGCTATAGAAATTGTGATAGCGAAATATTATTCCCGTCCAAGCAAATCGAGCAGCTCTGTATCACCGCGTACTGCCGCATGAGCTACGGCCCGTCCACAAAGAGCACCGATCACGTTACCGGTTCCGTTATACGCCCCAATGGCCCAAACCCCGTGCCGAACCTGACGGGCGATCGGCAAGATGCTGTCAGCCCGATAGGATACCTGTGCGGCCCAACGGTACGCAATCGCAGCACGACTACCGATCCGTTCGCGTAAGATGTGCTCAAGCGCCATCTGCACCGGTTGGGATGGTTCTGGGGCAGCATCCCATTCCGCAGCGGCAAACCGATCACGGCACCCGCCAAGTGCGATTCGTCCATCTGGCAACTGCTGCCAGTAGTCGTACCCCCAACGGGTATAAACGGGGCGTGGAATGGTGCAGTGGGGATCAGGTGCGGTTGCCAGCATCTGTAGTCGGGCGGTACGTACCGTACCACGTAATTCGGGAAGCAATCGCTCAAGACCGCCATCGACGGCGACGATCACGTAGCGGGCGTGGATGCGTCCATTAGGGCAATCAACAGTAGTATCGGTAATAGCGAGGGCAGGAGTATGGGTAAAAAGGAGTGCTCCTCCTCGCTGTGCCTGTTCGGCCAGCCAGAAGCAACGGTGGAGTGGCTGAAAAGCACCGTCGGTCGGAATAAATAACCCTTCACCCTCCGGACCACGGTACGGTTCCACCGGCAGATGGCTGGCGCGCATTGCCTGCATTTGCGCTCGACAATCGGCTTCTTCTTCCGGTGATGCAGCGATACGCAACGATCCGACTCGACGCACAATGTTCGGCATCAGCGCCGCCATGCGCTCAATTTCGGCAACGGTCAAGCGGTAGATCGTCGCTGCCCGCTCCCAGCCAATCGCGGCGACGGCATCGTGGTAGAAAGCGGCTAGCCCGGCGAGCAAGAAGCCACCGTTTCGCCCGGCAGCGCCACCACCAACCGTCGTTGCGTCGATCCCGACGACGCTGACACCGATCGCAAGCAGTTCGTAGATACAGCTCAGACCCGAACCACCTAGACCGATAACGCATACGTCCGTCGCTATCGTATCGGTGAGCGACGGGAAGGATGGAGGTGGAATATCTGCCCAGACCGGTTGATTTAACATAACTATTTACTACAACATTCGCTCTGCTAACCAAGGGAAGACAGCATCTATTTAAGCGCCGATCCGAATCACCCATACATCATATCACGGCGGACGAACCTCGGCGATGGATGTAATCCGATACACGAGGAGGGGCTAGGCAACTCCCCTCCCCGACAAGCCCGGAAAAGGGTTCATGACGATGGTCACGGCGCTGATGATACCGACCGTCGTCGCACCACAGGGAGATGACACTTTCGGATGGCACTAAGTGCCTATCCGAAAAACTGGTATACTGATGATATGAGTGCTGAACCAACACCCAAGCGCACGCCTGTGCGCACACCAAACAACACGACCACGACTGGCGTTCGCATCTCAGACGACTGGCGTTCCATGCTGGAGCAGCTCCTGCTGCTCCACGTGAACACCCATTGGTTTGGTGGCGGTCGTCCCCACGTGTCCGATCGCCGCTGCGCCGACGCCATCTTTGATGCGCTCCGTACCGGCTGTCAGTGGGTGGCGTTGAATGCGACAGACCGGTGCGCCACATCCACGGCGTATGATCGCTCTCGGGAGTCGGTCACCGCCAGCGTGTTCCTGAAACGTCGGCAGGTCGGTGTCGAACGATGTGATGAACGGAAGGGCATTAATTGGGACTAGCTGAGTATGGACAGGGCGATGTCCAAGGTGCCGCTAGGGGGGAAAACAACCGGCCCCAATCCAACCGATCGCAGGAAAGCGGGCGTCAAGCGGTCGTTGCTGACCGAGGGGTAGTCTCCATCGACGTGGCGGTTGATGGGGTTAGTCGCCACGACATGAAATTAGTGCGTGCGACGATCGCGAGCGTCGTCGTGGCGCGACCGGCGCCAACGGAAGAGTAGCTGTAGGGGATGTTCCTGGATAAAGGCTATGATGATGACGAGGTGCGTGCGACGTTGCACGAATTTGGCTTCACGGCGCACATTCGTAGTTGTGGTGAGGAAGCAAAGGAGATCGTGCGTGAAGTGGTCAAGCACGCACGGCGCTGGATGATGGAGCGCAGTCACAGCTAGCTTAATCGGTTTCACCGCTTGCTGATAGGCTGGGAGAAGAAGCCCGAACAGTATCTTGCCTTCCTCCACTTCGCCTGTGGCTTGATTGCCTTCCGTGTCGCCAGGTTATTCGGATTGGCTCCTAGTGTGGATGGAGAAGTGTTCGCGGCGCAGCGCATCCCGTACTTGGTCTAGCAATTTCTAGGTTTTGGTTCCATGGGCCATTTCATCAGATGACAAACTGAGATTCTTTTGCTAATGTAGGTAAGTGAGCGTACAAAGTAGTATAGCGGTCACCAGTAATCATTATCATCATGACAATTTTCGTCAATATCGACTCGCTGCAGTCGATGTACTAGACGTTGGGTGGATAGTTGGAGAGAAAAATGCAACGAAGTTTTCAGAGCAAAGCTTGGATATTGCTGCTCTTTGTTATCCTGATTCTGTTTAGATTGGTACTCCAATTTGCTCTCTACAAGGCTGGTTTTATATCTTTAACTGCTGATGAGTTTGGGAGAACAATTGCTGCTGCTAGGTGGAGTAAACATCCTCACCTATATTGGCACGGACCTTGGTTACCACTTCATAGCTATTTCTTGGGAACAATGCTTTCGATAAATTGGGAATTACTATGGATACCAAGGCTAACTAACGTCTTATTTGGCTTAATCTCTATTATGTTTGTGTATTTGTTGGCATATAGTCTGTTTAAGAGTAGACTGATTGGATTACTCAGTGCATTTTTATTAAGTGTGAATCCTGCTCATATTTGGTTAAGTGGAGTACCTCTCACAGAAGTTCCATGTACAATGTTCGTATTAATCGGTATATGGGCTTTCAGTCGTTATTTAGAGAATGCTAGTAATACTTATCTATTCACTTCTACATTGGCGTTGGCTATAGCAAATGGGTTCAGATATGAAGCTTGGTTTATTTCAGTAATTTTTACTGTCGCGATTTTATATGGAATCTTCATAGATTTTCTTAAACAACGGATTAAAGTTAAGAAAATGATAATCATGATTATGGTTGCATGGATTCCGTGGTTCTTTCCTCTGGGATGGATTATTGGAAGTTATATGTTGACACAAAATCCTCTAGCTTTTTTGGTGACAATTAAAAGCTATAAGGTTCAGTGGTATGGTCAAACAACGAACTATTACAATTATCTAGAGACATTCCTAAAGATTGATCCATATCTAACTTTTCTGGGGTTAATAGGGGTTATTGTTTGTTTATTCTCTAAGGATCAAGTTAGTAGTGTGAGATTATGGTACACAATAACTACAGTTATTCCTTTGAGTATTTTTATTGTTTTGCATGGAGGACAATTAGAACCGCCAGGAAACTATATTCGCTATCTTTCTCCGCTTTCTTTTACCTTCTATCCTGCGTTAGGATACCTGATATTTGTAAGTGTTAGAAAGCTACGATCTGATAGATTAAAGGTATGGTTTTTGCTGGGATTACTAATATTAATTGTAGCAACTCAAGTAATTAGAACGTTCCATTTTACCAACGATCCCGCGGCAGATGGTTTAGCCGTTGGTCAAACTATTAGAGAGCTCCGACAGAACAATCCTGATCTTCACCAGAACCCTGTTGTGATTGAGTTGTCTTATTGGCAGTATCTTGCTATTCATGTTGGTGCAAATGATTTGGATAACATCATATACGATAGGTCTTTGGATATACAATCCCGCAAGACACAATCTCTACTACTTCTTGACCCCCAACAGTTTGCATTTTGTCTTATATTCTATGATGTCAGTTATGTTGTTATGAAAGATCCTTTGCTGCGAACTATGATTGAAGATAGGCTAGGACTCCGGCCAATCAAGGAGGTAAATGGCTACACTTTCTATACTACTGAGGGTTTACCAACCGAGTTGTCAGAAAAAGTTGAAACATGCTCATTATCTTTTGGTTCTGGTTACTGAACTGATTTGACCGTTGCAGAGTCTGAGTTTAGTACCGTTAGACGACATAACTGTGTCTACTATAACAGGATGCCACAAATGAAAGAAATGAGATAAGAACTGTCAATTTCAAGGGCAGTATTGGCAAAACAACGGTGACCTGGTTTTTTGCCAAATACGCAGCAAAAGAGCAAAAGTGTCCTGGTTGTAGATACCGATGTTCAAACGAATCTCACGCTCGCCGTACTATTACAAGAAAGTGGTGCAATGTGCGGGGAATTCGAGAACTGGTATGAAAATCAGCATAGAAGAAAAATCTGAATGCACCTGAGAAATATGATAGGATGGAAGAAAGAAGCCATCTGCACGAGAGTGTTATTTCATTCAGAATATTTTCCCTGAATGCGAACTAGTGGTTAACCCCTTCCTGGATTCAGGTATTTCCGTCTCGTCTCACGTGCAGTTTAAGTACATAATGCTAGCTGTTCATCATTTGGACGTAACTCAAGAGACGAGGAAAACATTACAACTATTTACTATGGCAGGCATAACATCTGTGGTGAGTAAGGAGTTTTGAATATAGCGGATAGGCAATACATCCAAGGCAACCTTGGCCAACCAAGTCGTGTATTTCTGCGAAGATAGTGCTCTTATCGAAAAAAAAGCGACTATTACATTATTGCTGAATCAATATTGTTGCTGAATCAATGCTCATAGTTGCGTATAAGAGATAATAGGGTGCATCAAAAATAGAAAGTACAATTCGGATTACTTACATTATAGCGATTTTCGGGTTATTGCTAACGATGATTTGGATTGTTGTACGCTATTGCCAATCAATCAGCCAGCTTCCGCTTCCGATGGCAACATTTGCAACCCCTGGCGAAAGATTCGTACCACCAGATCGGCAGTTTCAGAGGGATTGCTGGCCGGTGGCAGGTTGCGTCCACCAACGAAAGGGAAGCAGAGCAACGATGAAAAAGTACGAATAATGTCAACCGGCTGGAGATCGGCAGCGACCTCGCCATGAGCAATTGCTGCTTCGGCCAGACGCCAGACTCTGGCCTGGGCGCGAAGCAACTCATCACGCGAGTGAGGATGTTTTTCCAGCAGTTCGGCTACTTCAGGGAGCCAGAGTTGAAATGCAGCCGCCTGATGACGAATTTGAAACTCAATACTGGCGTGTAACAGATCGCAAAGCTGCTGTAAGGGTGAACGATCGGTCGGTTCACCGATGGCAGCAGCGGCAAAGAGATCGCGGATCAGTCGCGCAATCATGGCGGCGAGCAGATCTTCGCGAGTAGGGAATTGATTATACAGCGTTGGTTTCGAGATACCAACCCGTGCCGCCAGTTCGTCCATGGCCAGCGCAGCAAATCCACGCTCGGCAATGAGTTGCTGGGTAGCAGCAAGGATTTCATCACGCAGCATCTGGCGGCGTCGTTCGCGGAGCGTCGTGCTCATAGTCATCTCATATCAGCCGATTAAGGCAACTGCTTTAGCCGGCAATATACCATATTTTCGACACGAATGCCGCAGCCAGCAATGTTCCGCGACTGCGGCATCGGTACAACGGAAATTACTTATCGGTGAGGATGGTAATGCGAACACTCATTCCTGCACGCAATCCTTGCTGATCATCGAGCTTCACTCGCACGGTAAAGGTTCGAACATTACCCACCACATTCGCAACCGGCGCTACGAAGTCGAGTGTACCGGTGAAGACCGTACCCGGCAGGGCATCAAGCCGGACTTCAACCCGCTGACCTTCACGGACACGGGCAATGTCAGTATCGCTAATCGCTGCCTCGACGTACATTTCGCTCGTGTCCACAATGCGCACGACCGGCAAGGCGCCAGTTCCGGCCAGATCGCCAGGATCAACATTTACTTGCGCAACAATGCCGTCAAACGGCGCCCGCAGCACGGCCTTTTCGAGGTTGAGTTTGGCAGCGGCCAGCGCAGCCTCGGCAATTTTCACTGCTGCTTCGGCAGCAGCCAGGCTCTGTGCCGTTGGTGGGGCGGTAATGCGCTGGAGGTTAGCCCGTGCAGCTTCGACGCCGGCCTGGGCTGCGGCCAATGCCCCGGCACGCTGTTCGCCTCGCAAGCGTTCGAGTGTAGCCTGAGCCTGAGCAACGGCTGCATCGGCGGCTGCTACGAGATCGGCAGTCGGTCCATCGAGCAGGCGCTGTAAATTGCTCTGTGCGGTTCGCAGTTGGGCTTCGGCTGCTGCAATCCCGTCGATCTCATTCTGACGCGCCTGTTCGTAAGCCAGTTGGGCTTGCTTGTAGCGCGCTTCTGCCGACTCGACGGCACGCAACAGTTGTTCTTCAGCGTCTTTTGCCTCTTTTGGTAACTCTAAACCGAACTTCGCCAGTTGCTGCTCGCGCTCACGGTTTTTCCAGTAGAGATCGGAATAGGCTTGCTGAGCGTCACGTAGTGCATTTGCCGCTTGCAGCATTTGTAGCTCGGCGTTACTCTTCGCCGCCGAAAGGTTTGTCCGTTGGATGTTCAGATTGGCCTCTGCCTGCTCCACTGCTGAACGAGCTGCGGTTAGCTCAGCATTGCTCGGCCCATCGAGGAGATCGTTTCGACGGGCAATCGCCTGAGCCAGCGCAGCCTCGGCAGCAGCAATGTCGGCATCGGTTACACTACCCCGTGCCTGGCGAAGTGCCGCCTGTGCCTGCGCAACCTGGGCACGGACCGCCGCAATCTCTTCAGGTGTTGCCCCTTCGATCAGCCGTTCATAGTTCGCACGGGCCTGAGCCAGACTGGCTTCGGCCTGAGCAACCTGCAATTCCAGTTCACGGGCGTCGAGTGCCACCAGCGGATCACCAGCCTTTACCGCGTCTCCTTCAGCAACGAAGACCTCGGCAACCAAACCGGGAATGCGGAAGCTCAGCTCGGCGCTGTTGCGGGCTACCACTTCGCCGCTGGCTGTCACGCCCAGGCTGATCGTCTGCGCTGGCAGTTCGAGCGTAATTGGCGCTGTTGTCGGTTGTGGCGCGGATGTTGGTTGTACCTGAGCAGCAATGGTGGGCACGGGCGTCGGTGCCGGTGTCGGGGCAGCACAACCGACAAGTACCGTGAACAACCCGCCAATGCACGTCGTGACAAGAATACGTCGCATGATCCTGTTTGCTCCTTGTTCCCTTTGCAAGCTGTTACCCATATCTTTAATCTGCCGATGGCTCACCAGCCGGCGCTGATGGCAGTGTTGGACCAGCCGGTCGTGTTGTTGGCGCAGTAACCGAAGTAGCAGACTGAGCTGCCGTAACCGCTCCAGCAGGCCCAGGCGCCGGTAGCTCAAACCCTTCGTGCACCTGACCGATCCCAAACCGCTGTTTCAGCCAGGTGACTGCGGCATCCATCAGGCTATACACTGTTGGTACCACCAGCAATGTTAGGAGGGTTGAGGTAAGCATACCGCCGATCAAAACCCAGGCCAAACCCTTGCGGAACTCGTTGCCTTCGCCGGTTGCCAGCACATGGATGCCAAGCGCCGTTGGCATTGCACCGGCAACCAGTGAAAGTGCCGTCATCAAAATTGGTCGCAAACGGATCGCACCGGCCAGTTTGAGCGCCGAATGTTTATCGAGGCCTAGATCGCGCAAACGGTTCGTAAAATCGACTAGCAAGATCGAGTTCTTCACTACCAGACCGAGTAGCATGATCAGACCGATCATCCCGGTAATGTCGAGATCGATCCCGACCAGGCGGAGCGCAAGGAAAGCGCCAATGAAGCTAAATGGCATCGCCATCATAATGACCAGCGGCTGCGTAAAGCTGCCAAACTGTGATGCTAGCACCATATATACGAACAGCACCGAGAGACCCATCGCCAGGAAGAGCGACGAGAAGCCCTCATTTGTTTGCGCAAAGGTACCGACGTAACTCACTATCACGTTTGGTGGAATGTTGAGCGCTTCAATACGCGCTTGCAACGCAGCCTGAGCATCGCTGAGATTGACCCCTTCAAGGTTGGCGCCAATCAGAACCTGGTTCAGGCGGTCGTAGCGTCGGATTGAGACCAGGCTCGATGTCAGTTCGAGCGTACCCAACGAACTGAGCGGCACCACACCGGCGCGGGTTGGAATGCTGATTGCACCCAGTGTTTCGACACCGGTCCGATCTTCAGGTGCTAACCGTACCACAACATCGAGGTCAGTTTTTTCGGTACGCAAGACTGTCGCCCGATCACCGTTAATCAGAGCACGCACCGACGTGGCAATATCTTCATTGGTGATACCCAGTTCACCAATCCGGGTTGGATCAGCACGGAGGCGCAGCTCTGGCTTACCCGTTTGCAGGTTGCTATCTATGTCAACTAAGCCCGGAATAGCAGCCATTTCTCGCTTAATTGCTTCCACGATAGGAGCTAGCTCAGTCGCCGGGCTGGTTGTCTGTAAACTAACCTGCAACTCACGTCCTTCGACACCAGCGCTTGACGGTTGGAAACTCGGCACCGAGAAGCTCAAACGAGGTAAGAAATCTAACTGTGCTCGTAAGCGTTCCTGGGTAGGGAGGGTTGGTGTTCGGCCAACTAGGGTAACAGCAAACTCAGCCCGCTCTGGAAAGCCAGGAAATCCGACACGAGTAATCACATTCTCAACTGCCGGGTCGTTTAGCAGAATCTGCTCAGCCTGGCGGGCAAGACGGTCGGTTTCAGCGAGTGTTGTACCGGGTGTTGCCTCAAAGCGCATAATAAACTCGTGCGGGTCTTGTTCGGGGAAGAACGTGAGTTTCAGCCCACTGGCGACCCAGACACTCAGTACCAGCACGGCAATAGCCACGCCGATGACAATCATCCGGTTGCGCAAACTCGCCAGCGTCCAGCCGAGGAGTTTGCCGTACCAGCGTCCCATCCGCCCAGGGTCTTCATTCGCTTCTTGAAGCAACCCAATATCACGCTCACTGACCTCATCGGAGATTGGCACCTCGACGATTGGCTGGTGCTTTTCGTTGTGTGGCTTGGGTTTCACCTTAACATTCGGAAACAGATTGGCCGAGAGCATAGGGGCGAAGGTGAAGGCCTCGACTAGTGAGAGTAGAATGGCTATTGAGACAACGAGACCGAATGATTTAAAGATGATGCCTGCCACCCCCTCGGCAAACGTCACCGGAATGAAGACGGCGACAATTGTCAGCGTCATCGCTACGACCGATAGTCCAACCTCCCAGGTACCGCGTGATGAGGCAACGCGGGCACTCTCACCCCGTTCGAGGTGGCGGAAAATATTTTCACGCACGACGATTGCGTCGTCGATCACCAGACCGACACAGAGCGAGAGGGCGAGGAGCGTGACCAGATTGATCGTTAGGCCAAAGATCGGCATGAAGATGAACGTACCGATCAGGATGACCGGTAGACCGGACATCGTGATGATGGTGCTGCGTAAATTACCGAAGAAGAACCAGACCACCAGAAAGGCGGCAATCGAGGCAAACATCAGCTCTTCCAACGAGGAGAGCACCGACGACCGCACCGCCTCTGAGGTGTCGAGCGGAATAGTGTAGGTGAGTTCAGGGTAGGCGGCAAATGCCTGATCGAGCGCTCGGTAGACATTGTCGGCAACCGTCACCGTATTGGCGCCGGATTGCTTGAGCACATTGAGGATAATTGCCTCGTTACCGTTAAGACGGGAAATGGTCGTAACGTCGGCTACCCCCTCCTCGACAACGGCGACATCGCCGATCCGGTAAGGTGTCCCTGAAATCTGTACTCGGGCAATATCTTCGACGCTACGCAGCAAAGATGGTACTCGTAGACTAATCTCGGTGTTGTTTTCCACCAACGTGCCAAGCCCAAGATTCGCGTTTGCCTGCTGAAGTGAACGACTGATCTGCGCAGGTAGCAAACCGTAGGCCTGAAGTTTAGCCAGATCGAGCCAGACGTTGATCTGGCGCTGCTGACCACCGGATACCGTCACCGAACCAACACCAGGCGCACGTTGGATGAGCGGAACAATCTCTTCATCAATCAAGGTTCGCAGTTCAAGCGGTGAACGACCGGAGGTGTCAGCCACTGCGATCTGCATCACCGGCGATTGATTAGGATCAAAGCGTTGGAAGACCGGTTGTCTAACGTCGCGTGGCAGTTGAGGTAAAATACTGTTCACGCGCTGGCGAACATCTTCTTCGAGCTGCTTGGCTTCATTACCAGCCTCAAACTCGAGAATAATCAACGCCGATCCTTCATTAGCTTGTGACGTGATGTGCTTTAACCCGGCAAGTGTGTTGACCGCATTTTCAATTGGTTTGACGACCTGATCTACAACGCTTTCCGGACCAGCGCCGGGGTAAGTGACACTTACCGCAATGATCGGAACATCAATTTCTGGCAGTAGGTTGACGGGAGTCGAGCGGAATGAGAGAATACCGAAGGTGATGAACGCAAGCATCACCATGGTAATAAAGACGGGCTGGCGAATTGAAATATCTGAGATCCAGATACCGTTCAGTTTTTCCCGACGTTGCGGGGCCATTGGTTATCCTCCCACGAAGCGATAATGCACAGGTTTTGTCACACTCTTGTTTTTACTATACCGTAAAGTTTT comes from Chloroflexus sp. Y-396-1 and encodes:
- a CDS encoding FAD-binding oxidoreductase, which encodes MLNQPVWADIPPPSFPSLTDTIATDVCVIGLGGSGLSCIYELLAIGVSVVGIDATTVGGGAAGRNGGFLLAGLAAFYHDAVAAIGWERAATIYRLTVAEIERMAALMPNIVRRVGSLRIAASPEEEADCRAQMQAMRASHLPVEPYRGPEGEGLFIPTDGAFQPLHRCFWLAEQAQRGGALLFTHTPALAITDTTVDCPNGRIHARYVIVAVDGGLERLLPELRGTVRTARLQMLATAPDPHCTIPRPVYTRWGYDYWQQLPDGRIALGGCRDRFAAAEWDAAPEPSQPVQMALEHILRERIGSRAAIAYRWAAQVSYRADSILPIARQVRHGVWAIGAYNGTGNVIGALCGRAVAHAAVRGDTELLDLLGRE
- a CDS encoding glycosyltransferase family 39 protein, whose translation is MQRSFQSKAWILLLFVILILFRLVLQFALYKAGFISLTADEFGRTIAAARWSKHPHLYWHGPWLPLHSYFLGTMLSINWELLWIPRLTNVLFGLISIMFVYLLAYSLFKSRLIGLLSAFLLSVNPAHIWLSGVPLTEVPCTMFVLIGIWAFSRYLENASNTYLFTSTLALAIANGFRYEAWFISVIFTVAILYGIFIDFLKQRIKVKKMIIMIMVAWIPWFFPLGWIIGSYMLTQNPLAFLVTIKSYKVQWYGQTTNYYNYLETFLKIDPYLTFLGLIGVIVCLFSKDQVSSVRLWYTITTVIPLSIFIVLHGGQLEPPGNYIRYLSPLSFTFYPALGYLIFVSVRKLRSDRLKVWFLLGLLILIVATQVIRTFHFTNDPAADGLAVGQTIRELRQNNPDLHQNPVVIELSYWQYLAIHVGANDLDNIIYDRSLDIQSRKTQSLLLLDPQQFAFCLIFYDVSYVVMKDPLLRTMIEDRLGLRPIKEVNGYTFYTTEGLPTELSEKVETCSLSFGSGY
- a CDS encoding TetR/AcrR family transcriptional regulator gives rise to the protein MSTTLRERRRQMLRDEILAATQQLIAERGFAALAMDELAARVGISKPTLYNQFPTREDLLAAMIARLIRDLFAAAAIGEPTDRSPLQQLCDLLHASIEFQIRHQAAAFQLWLPEVAELLEKHPHSRDELLRAQARVWRLAEAAIAHGEVAADLQPVDIIRTFSSLLCFPFVGGRNLPPASNPSETADLVVRIFRQGLQMLPSEAEAG
- a CDS encoding HlyD family secretion protein; protein product: MRRILVTTCIGGLFTVLVGCAAPTPAPTPVPTIAAQVQPTSAPQPTTAPITLELPAQTISLGVTASGEVVARNSAELSFRIPGLVAEVFVAEGDAVKAGDPLVALDARELELQVAQAEASLAQARANYERLIEGATPEEIAAVRAQVAQAQAALRQARGSVTDADIAAAEAALAQAIARRNDLLDGPSNAELTAARSAVEQAEANLNIQRTNLSAAKSNAELQMLQAANALRDAQQAYSDLYWKNREREQQLAKFGLELPKEAKDAEEQLLRAVESAEARYKQAQLAYEQARQNEIDGIAAAEAQLRTAQSNLQRLLDGPTADLVAAADAAVAQAQATLERLRGEQRAGALAAAQAGVEAARANLQRITAPPTAQSLAAAEAAVKIAEAALAAAKLNLEKAVLRAPFDGIVAQVNVDPGDLAGTGALPVVRIVDTSEMYVEAAISDTDIARVREGQRVEVRLDALPGTVFTGTLDFVAPVANVVGNVRTFTVRVKLDDQQGLRAGMSVRITILTDK
- a CDS encoding efflux RND transporter permease subunit, coding for MAPQRREKLNGIWISDISIRQPVFITMVMLAFITFGILSFRSTPVNLLPEIDVPIIAVSVTYPGAGPESVVDQVVKPIENAVNTLAGLKHITSQANEGSALIILEFEAGNEAKQLEEDVRQRVNSILPQLPRDVRQPVFQRFDPNQSPVMQIAVADTSGRSPLELRTLIDEEIVPLIQRAPGVGSVTVSGGQQRQINVWLDLAKLQAYGLLPAQISRSLQQANANLGLGTLVENNTEISLRVPSLLRSVEDIARVQISGTPYRIGDVAVVEEGVADVTTISRLNGNEAIILNVLKQSGANTVTVADNVYRALDQAFAAYPELTYTIPLDTSEAVRSSVLSSLEELMFASIAAFLVVWFFFGNLRSTIITMSGLPVILIGTFIFMPIFGLTINLVTLLALSLCVGLVIDDAIVVRENIFRHLERGESARVASSRGTWEVGLSVVAMTLTIVAVFIPVTFAEGVAGIIFKSFGLVVSIAILLSLVEAFTFAPMLSANLFPNVKVKPKPHNEKHQPIVEVPISDEVSERDIGLLQEANEDPGRMGRWYGKLLGWTLASLRNRMIVIGVAIAVLVLSVWVASGLKLTFFPEQDPHEFIMRFEATPGTTLAETDRLARQAEQILLNDPAVENVITRVGFPGFPERAEFAVTLVGRTPTLPTQERLRAQLDFLPRLSFSVPSFQPSSAGVEGRELQVSLQTTSPATELAPIVEAIKREMAAIPGLVDIDSNLQTGKPELRLRADPTRIGELGITNEDIATSVRALINGDRATVLRTEKTDLDVVVRLAPEDRTGVETLGAISIPTRAGVVPLSSLGTLELTSSLVSIRRYDRLNQVLIGANLEGVNLSDAQAALQARIEALNIPPNVIVSYVGTFAQTNEGFSSLFLAMGLSVLFVYMVLASQFGSFTQPLVIMMAMPFSFIGAFLALRLVGIDLDITGMIGLIMLLGLVVKNSILLVDFTNRLRDLGLDKHSALKLAGAIRLRPILMTALSLVAGAMPTALGIHVLATGEGNEFRKGLAWVLIGGMLTSTLLTLLVVPTVYSLMDAAVTWLKQRFGIGQVHEGFELPAPGPAGAVTAAQSATSVTAPTTRPAGPTLPSAPAGEPSAD